A region of Fusobacteriaceae bacterium DNA encodes the following proteins:
- a CDS encoding type II toxin-antitoxin system RelB/DinJ family antitoxin: MSTNINIRTDKELKSQAQALFADLGLDISTAVNIFLRQAVYKQGIPFEISKSADNLKNKKLPFSTLKGVLAGKVTMADDFDAPMEEFTEYM, encoded by the coding sequence ATGTCAACAAATATCAATATCAGAACGGATAAAGAATTAAAATCGCAAGCTCAAGCCCTTTTTGCCGATTTGGGATTGGATATTTCAACGGCGGTCAATATTTTTTTAAGACAGGCTGTCTATAAACAGGGAATTCCTTTTGAAATCTCAAAATCTGCTGATAATTTGAAAAACAAAAAACTCCCTTTTTCTACGCTAAAAGGTGTTCTGGCCGGAAAAGTTACGATGGCAGACGATTTTGACGCTCCGATGGAAGAATTTACGGAGTACATGTGA
- the rpmI gene encoding 50S ribosomal protein L35 has protein sequence MPKMKTHRGAKKRIKVTGTGKYVIKHSGKTHILTKKDRKRKNTLRKDYVVGETLKEHMKGLLPYGEGR, from the coding sequence ATGCCAAAAATGAAGACCCACAGAGGGGCCAAGAAGAGAATCAAAGTGACGGGAACCGGGAAATACGTGATCAAACATTCCGGCAAAACCCACATCCTGACGAAAAAAGACCGGAAGCGGAAGAACACGCTGCGAAAAGACTATGTGGTCGGGGAAACATTGAAAGAGCATATGAAGGGACTTTTGCCCTACGGAGAAGGAAGATAA
- the rplT gene encoding 50S ribosomal protein L20, whose protein sequence is MRVKTGIVRKRKHKKVLDAAKGFRGASGDVIKQAKQATMRAMAYSTRDHKVTKRKMRQLWIIRINSAARINGISYSTFINGLKKAGIILDRKVLADIALNNAAEFAKLVDNAKAAL, encoded by the coding sequence ATGAGAGTAAAAACAGGAATTGTCAGAAAAAGAAAGCATAAAAAAGTCCTTGACGCGGCCAAAGGATTCCGCGGAGCGTCGGGGGACGTCATAAAGCAGGCAAAACAGGCGACAATGCGGGCCATGGCCTATTCCACCCGGGACCACAAAGTCACGAAGCGGAAAATGCGCCAGCTGTGGATCATCCGGATCAACTCCGCGGCGCGGATCAACGGGATTTCTTATTCCACATTCATCAACGGCCTGAAAAAAGCGGGCATCATTCTCGACAGAAAAGTCCTGGCCGATATCGCCCTCAACAACGCGGCCGAGTTCGCGAAACTGGTCGATAACGCCAAAGCGGCGCTGTAA
- a CDS encoding type II toxin-antitoxin system RelB/DinJ family antitoxin has translation MIASKNSKTANIHARVNPDVRKEAEEILNAMGMTISDYINLALYQVRITRRIPFELVADPPSPMLGCQIWNRT, from the coding sequence ATGATCGCATCGAAAAATTCAAAAACAGCGAACATTCATGCAAGGGTGAATCCCGATGTCCGAAAAGAAGCTGAAGAAATCCTGAACGCAATGGGAATGACAATCAGTGATTACATCAACCTCGCTCTGTATCAGGTACGAATAACCCGGCGCATTCCCTTTGAATTGGTTGCGGATCCTCCTTCCCCTATGCTTGGTTGCCAAATTTGGAACAGGACGTAA
- a CDS encoding VWA domain-containing protein, which produces MKENLTELVAILDRSGSMQGLTAETIAGYNKFLAEQKELPGEANLTTILFDDRYEVLHEGVPLREIRFITEREYYTRGSTALLDALGKTINAVGAKLAQTQEEERPGKVLFLVITDGYENASREFTAEQIRQMVEHQREKYKWEFLFLGANIDAFATASSMGIAHAYNYTADKIRTGIIYSALSCATRSFRKCANLYEDETFDALMKEAYVGPKDKKQKK; this is translated from the coding sequence ATGAAAGAAAATTTGACGGAACTTGTGGCAATTTTGGACAGAAGCGGCTCCATGCAGGGCCTGACGGCGGAAACCATCGCGGGCTACAACAAGTTTCTCGCGGAACAGAAAGAACTCCCCGGAGAGGCAAACCTGACGACGATCCTCTTTGACGACCGCTACGAGGTTCTTCACGAAGGCGTTCCTCTGCGGGAAATCCGCTTCATCACAGAAAGAGAATACTATACAAGGGGGTCGACCGCGCTCCTGGACGCGCTGGGCAAGACCATCAACGCCGTTGGGGCAAAATTGGCCCAGACGCAGGAAGAAGAGCGCCCGGGAAAGGTTTTGTTTCTCGTAATCACCGACGGCTATGAAAACGCCAGCCGAGAGTTTACGGCGGAGCAGATCCGGCAGATGGTGGAACATCAGCGGGAAAAATACAAGTGGGAATTCCTATTTCTCGGCGCGAATATTGACGCCTTCGCGACGGCCTCTTCCATGGGGATCGCGCATGCCTACAACTATACGGCCGATAAAATACGGACCGGTATTATCTATAGCGCGCTGTCCTGCGCGACCAGGAGTTTTCGAAAATGTGCGAATCTCTATGAGGACGAGACCTTCGACGCATTGATGAAAGAGGCTTATGTGGGGCCGAAAGACAAGAAACAGAAGAAATAA
- a CDS encoding type II toxin-antitoxin system VapC family toxin, producing MRYLLDTHALIWYMENSDKLPSQVREIIEQTGDSICISVISLWEIAIKVYNGKLNLKISFDELLDIVEARKFNLYQITNRYLKSLSALPFFHKDPFDRLLIATAIAEKMTLVTADTNIHQYNLNWIW from the coding sequence ATGCGTTACCTGCTTGATACACATGCGTTAATTTGGTATATGGAAAACTCCGATAAACTTCCATCTCAAGTTAGAGAGATTATTGAGCAAACCGGAGATAGTATTTGTATTTCAGTAATTTCTCTCTGGGAAATTGCAATTAAAGTTTACAACGGAAAGCTGAACTTAAAAATCTCTTTTGATGAATTACTTGATATCGTTGAAGCAAGAAAATTTAATCTATATCAAATTACAAACCGATATCTGAAAAGCCTTTCGGCGTTGCCATTTTTTCATAAAGATCCATTTGATAGGCTTTTAATTGCAACAGCAATCGCTGAAAAAATGACTTTGGTCACTGCTGACACAAATATTCATCAGTACAACTTAAATTGGATTTGGTGA
- the infC gene encoding translation initiation factor IF-3, whose translation MEVCIISEKVRINDKIRGREFRIISSTGEQLGIMDLAAAMNLASEQGYDLVEIAPNANPPVCKIMDFGKFKYEQTRKAKEARKNQKQVVVKEVKVTARIDDHDLDTKTAMIEKFLSKEHKVKVTLMLYGRERMHAARGEQTLNEIAEKFQEIAEVDKKYNEKQKYLMLSPKKA comes from the coding sequence ATGGAGGTGTGTATTATTTCTGAAAAGGTTAGAATCAACGACAAAATCAGAGGGAGGGAGTTCCGGATTATTTCTTCCACCGGAGAACAGCTGGGGATCATGGATCTTGCGGCCGCGATGAATCTCGCGTCCGAGCAGGGCTATGACCTCGTCGAAATCGCTCCCAACGCCAATCCGCCCGTTTGCAAAATCATGGATTTCGGAAAATTCAAGTATGAGCAGACCCGGAAAGCCAAAGAGGCGCGGAAAAATCAAAAACAGGTCGTTGTGAAAGAAGTGAAGGTCACGGCGAGAATCGATGACCACGACCTCGATACGAAAACCGCGATGATAGAGAAATTCCTGTCGAAAGAGCACAAAGTCAAGGTGACGCTGATGCTGTACGGGCGCGAGCGCATGCACGCCGCCCGGGGCGAGCAGACCCTCAACGAAATTGCGGAAAAATTTCAGGAAATCGCTGAAGTTGACAAAAAATACAACGAAAAGCAGAAATATCTCATGCTTTCACCGAAAAAAGCCTGA
- a CDS encoding radical SAM protein — protein MKNLDPHIPTSAILELTYRCNHRCKFCFCPWDAPETARYPYEKGQELTLAQWKEVLDILKAQGVRALSLSGGEPLLREDLPDLLDAIRKDGTLNRDSKIVVISNGKAMSEDWLKRFKKYDVHLTLSLPGIAAFEELTGTDNAGGVLHWLSRAHEEGLTTTCNIPVTKKNLHELYETIGNALLAGADMVLVNRFLVGGRGVANRTELELSNKEINEMLDIAEEVLGKGKRRGYTGTEIPRCVITKGVEHYKSIGIGTLCGAAKTFLAVDPAGNLRVCNHSPFVVGHVFDKDFITDGAYWDRFLKSDYKPDFCRGCKDIERCDCGCREACHIVDGDLGACDNLLPLR, from the coding sequence ATGAAAAACCTTGATCCCCACATCCCCACATCCGCGATTCTCGAACTGACCTACCGCTGCAATCACCGGTGCAAATTCTGCTTCTGCCCCTGGGACGCGCCCGAAACAGCCCGCTATCCCTACGAAAAGGGGCAAGAGCTGACGCTCGCCCAATGGAAGGAAGTCCTCGATATCCTGAAAGCCCAAGGCGTGCGCGCCCTGTCATTATCGGGCGGAGAACCCCTACTGCGGGAAGACCTGCCGGATCTGCTTGACGCCATCCGGAAAGACGGAACCCTCAACCGGGATTCCAAGATTGTCGTGATCTCAAACGGCAAAGCCATGAGCGAAGACTGGCTGAAGCGCTTCAAAAAATATGACGTCCATCTCACGCTGTCTCTTCCAGGGATTGCGGCTTTTGAGGAACTTACCGGAACCGATAACGCGGGCGGCGTCCTCCACTGGCTCAGCCGCGCCCATGAAGAGGGCCTCACGACCACCTGCAACATTCCCGTTACGAAAAAAAATCTCCATGAGCTTTATGAAACCATAGGAAACGCCCTTCTGGCCGGGGCCGACATGGTCCTCGTCAATCGCTTCCTGGTCGGCGGTCGCGGCGTCGCCAACCGTACGGAACTGGAACTTTCAAACAAAGAAATCAACGAAATGCTCGATATCGCCGAAGAGGTTTTGGGAAAAGGAAAGCGAAGAGGCTACACCGGGACGGAAATCCCCCGCTGCGTCATTACAAAAGGGGTGGAACACTATAAAAGCATCGGAATCGGAACCTTGTGCGGGGCCGCGAAGACTTTTCTCGCGGTCGATCCGGCGGGCAATCTCCGGGTCTGCAACCACTCGCCTTTTGTGGTCGGGCATGTCTTCGACAAAGATTTCATCACCGACGGCGCATATTGGGACAGATTTCTCAAAAGCGACTACAAGCCGGATTTTTGCAGAGGCTGCAAAGATATTGAACGCTGCGATTGCGGGTGCAGAGAGGCCTGCCACATCGTGGACGGAGATTTGGGGGCCTGCGACAATCTCCTCCCGCTCCGGTGA
- a CDS encoding DUF3944 domain-containing protein, with translation MGSYRFDHDLEFFRTCSHEELEELETILIWGTKKNKDQNKRNISEQITREPLWKEFHETDRTKYWSLLARELQEYGGNTIINTGRGGGVYYREILEDVMKKVKTPFDGSLSTSVNEQNLLSKVFADSMCNFSKEQQERIIRELDKNGFPSNLAEIGTGIVEMLKLGGMGTVISYFTGPIGWLYAGEWIIFGPAYRITKPAVIRVSILRIIKSAELNNEANC, from the coding sequence ATGGGGAGCTATCGATTTGATCATGATCTTGAATTTTTCAGAACATGTTCGCATGAAGAACTTGAAGAGCTGGAAACCATTCTGATCTGGGGGACGAAGAAGAATAAAGATCAGAACAAGCGGAATATTTCAGAGCAAATTACACGCGAACCTTTGTGGAAGGAATTCCATGAAACGGACAGAACGAAATATTGGTCATTGCTGGCAAGAGAATTACAGGAATATGGGGGCAATACAATTATCAACACAGGCAGAGGTGGCGGCGTATACTATAGAGAAATTCTGGAAGATGTAATGAAAAAAGTAAAAACACCTTTTGACGGGTCACTTAGCACCTCTGTTAATGAACAGAATTTGTTATCCAAGGTCTTTGCAGATTCTATGTGTAATTTTTCCAAAGAACAACAAGAACGAATCATTAGAGAGTTGGATAAAAATGGCTTTCCATCAAATCTGGCTGAAATAGGAACTGGGATAGTAGAAATGCTAAAATTGGGAGGCATGGGAACAGTGATCAGTTACTTTACGGGACCTATTGGATGGTTATATGCGGGGGAGTGGATAATATTTGGACCCGCATACCGGATAACTAAACCTGCCGTGATTCGAGTCAGTATATTGAGAATAATCAAAAGCGCTGAACTGAACAATGAAGCAAATTGCTAA
- a CDS encoding GTPase domain-containing protein: MNCENHNNIMILGQTGTGKSSLINYLAGKEVVKTGIGRPVTRKGQWDKVAFASPNNPEKEITIIDSWGLEANKAEEWKKEILGKLSESISYEEMILGTIYCISYSNARIQEFELDLIKVMLDTGYKIIIAFTNSDDSAYQEKKIKYREIFNTHFSTYTGQYSMIDVCAFSVPKIGQPKPKGTFGREELLNVLESDARSNFIKVYRSHLNSWKEESQNTLKIWYTQSFKKAHEFEGRFHDTNTTIAKKINDEINIAFKKSCDKISTKFVNYMRDAQGYYDMFSGTFSKTKLTGLRKFKDVTFSATIVGELFNKYVVKEDLKKGLKDAICRTKNEATEKINLSYSEALKIIA; the protein is encoded by the coding sequence GTGAACTGTGAAAACCATAACAACATTATGATTTTAGGACAGACCGGAACCGGAAAAAGTTCCTTGATTAACTATCTTGCTGGAAAAGAGGTAGTCAAAACGGGAATAGGGAGACCTGTGACACGTAAAGGTCAATGGGATAAAGTAGCCTTTGCCTCACCAAACAACCCGGAAAAAGAAATTACCATAATTGACAGTTGGGGCCTTGAAGCCAATAAAGCTGAAGAATGGAAAAAGGAAATATTGGGTAAACTCAGTGAATCTATCTCTTATGAAGAGATGATCCTTGGGACCATTTATTGCATATCTTATTCGAATGCAAGAATACAGGAATTTGAACTGGATTTGATTAAAGTAATGCTGGATACCGGATACAAAATCATTATTGCTTTTACAAACTCAGATGATAGCGCCTATCAAGAAAAGAAAATCAAATATAGAGAAATTTTTAACACTCATTTTTCAACCTATACCGGGCAATATTCTATGATCGACGTATGCGCCTTTTCAGTTCCAAAAATTGGTCAACCAAAACCGAAAGGAACTTTCGGCCGAGAAGAACTCCTTAATGTTTTGGAGTCAGATGCACGAAGCAATTTTATAAAAGTTTATAGATCACATCTAAATTCGTGGAAAGAAGAAAGCCAAAATACGTTGAAAATATGGTATACACAGAGTTTTAAAAAAGCCCATGAATTTGAGGGTCGATTTCATGATACAAATACTACGATCGCAAAAAAGATAAATGATGAGATCAACATAGCGTTCAAAAAAAGCTGTGATAAAATTTCTACCAAATTTGTTAATTATATGCGAGACGCCCAAGGCTATTACGACATGTTCTCAGGGACTTTTTCAAAGACCAAACTTACTGGATTACGGAAGTTCAAAGACGTTACGTTTTCAGCTACAATAGTGGGAGAACTATTTAACAAATATGTTGTCAAAGAAGATCTCAAAAAGGGATTGAAAGACGCCATCTGCAGAACTAAGAATGAGGCAACAGAAAAAATTAACCTAAGTTACTCTGAGGCACTCAAAATAATTGCTTAA
- a CDS encoding GTPase domain-containing protein, whose product MTQTQNLLFLNNISDETKINIFLCGQTGAGKSSIVNYILKENLAKNSDTNVTTKGIKSYHKGDLGELWDSDGYEINNQEHYKSLLHDYFKLRTQNNYDEVLLTWFVVNGATKRFTSYDQQLVELISKKAGHIAIVVNKIDELSSSQLSQFKDSIKKQNPEGNIFLVSTKAVENSELITFCEWDALFDWTYKIGNSGNTVIRLLQQRAESGDTEAQKELSILFESKNAFLLAIKYIKLAANAGDKAAWVKMKELAIKHAISNQTKS is encoded by the coding sequence ATGACGCAGACGCAAAATCTCTTATTTTTGAATAATATAAGCGATGAAACAAAAATAAACATTTTTCTATGTGGACAGACAGGGGCGGGTAAATCTTCTATTGTGAATTATATCTTGAAGGAGAATCTCGCGAAAAACAGCGATACCAACGTTACAACAAAAGGGATAAAATCCTATCATAAAGGCGACCTGGGAGAATTGTGGGATAGCGACGGGTATGAAATCAATAATCAGGAGCACTATAAAAGCCTTCTGCATGATTACTTTAAGTTGAGAACACAAAACAACTATGATGAAGTTCTATTGACATGGTTCGTGGTAAACGGAGCCACAAAACGCTTTACTTCTTACGATCAACAATTGGTAGAACTTATTTCCAAAAAGGCAGGCCACATTGCGATAGTAGTAAACAAGATCGATGAACTGAGTAGTAGCCAGTTAAGTCAATTTAAAGATTCCATAAAAAAGCAAAATCCAGAAGGAAATATTTTTCTTGTCAGCACAAAAGCCGTTGAAAACTCAGAACTCATAACATTTTGCGAATGGGATGCTTTGTTCGATTGGACTTACAAAATTGGAAATTCAGGTAATACTGTAATTCGCTTACTGCAACAGCGAGCGGAAAGCGGAGATACGGAAGCTCAAAAGGAATTAAGTATTCTGTTTGAAAGCAAAAATGCGTTCCTGCTGGCAATCAAGTACATAAAATTAGCGGCAAATGCCGGCGATAAAGCAGCATGGGTGAAAATGAAGGAACTGGCAATCAAACATGCAATTTCAAATCAAACCAAAAGCTGA
- a CDS encoding DUF697 domain-containing protein → MKEYSVEEVQKRISEIQRENKIPGILICGQTGAGKSSVVNYIFDESVSTAGVGTPCTKGIKLYQNNTVNIYDSEGYEIGSEKQAHYEKLIFDDFLLQKKGYTEDSINIIWYTISAAGKRFTDLDISLIKKISQEGFPICVLLAKIDELDDKSLLELENELKKALPVFPIFKTSILAKNDEAVAKYCDWEKIITWTYEKLPENLKFRYVSALQECLELKRNTADNYINLASLAAAGIAASPIPFSDAALLVPLQTGLLMEICSLYGIKISNSGIFSFVLDIGVSQLGKSIAGNLIKLIPGIGTAIGTMINVTVASTITKAVGTALSEAIYIQCKKSTEGKAPVIDIEAIISSGEFIKKVIEMYKSTKV, encoded by the coding sequence ATGAAAGAGTATTCTGTAGAAGAAGTTCAGAAACGGATTAGCGAAATTCAACGGGAGAATAAAATTCCGGGTATTTTGATTTGTGGCCAGACTGGAGCCGGAAAATCTTCCGTAGTAAACTATATTTTCGATGAGTCTGTTTCAACAGCAGGTGTAGGAACCCCGTGTACCAAAGGTATCAAATTATATCAGAACAACACAGTAAACATCTATGACAGCGAAGGCTATGAAATAGGGAGCGAAAAACAAGCACATTATGAAAAATTGATTTTCGATGATTTTTTACTTCAAAAAAAAGGATACACTGAAGATTCTATAAACATCATCTGGTACACGATTTCTGCCGCTGGAAAGCGATTTACAGATCTTGATATAAGCTTAATTAAAAAAATCTCTCAAGAAGGATTTCCGATATGCGTATTACTCGCCAAAATAGATGAATTGGATGACAAGAGTTTATTGGAACTTGAAAATGAATTAAAGAAAGCTTTGCCTGTTTTTCCTATTTTTAAAACGAGTATCTTGGCAAAAAACGACGAAGCGGTGGCGAAATATTGTGACTGGGAAAAAATCATTACATGGACGTACGAAAAATTGCCCGAAAACCTGAAATTTAGATATGTATCCGCATTGCAAGAATGTCTTGAATTAAAACGAAATACAGCCGATAACTACATAAATCTGGCTTCTCTCGCTGCTGCGGGGATTGCAGCGTCGCCGATTCCATTCAGTGATGCGGCGCTTCTGGTTCCTCTCCAGACAGGATTACTCATGGAAATTTGCTCTTTGTATGGAATCAAAATCAGTAATTCAGGCATATTTTCCTTTGTTTTGGATATAGGAGTCAGCCAATTGGGAAAATCTATAGCGGGAAATCTTATTAAGCTTATCCCTGGCATAGGTACTGCAATCGGTACAATGATCAATGTAACCGTCGCATCTACAATCACAAAGGCTGTCGGAACTGCACTTTCTGAGGCTATTTATATTCAGTGTAAAAAATCGACTGAAGGAAAAGCTCCTGTAATCGACATTGAAGCGATCATCTCTTCCGGTGAATTTATAAAAAAGGTCATAGAAATGTATAAATCTACAAAGGTATAG
- a CDS encoding helix-turn-helix domain-containing protein, translated as MKIRKILGENVKKYRQEKGITQKELAKKVKYSGVGNSIAGIEAGRNGMSLDKLEEFAKVFDLPVAKLLEETGGKGGKAVKAAKAAEPKKAKIKLSRAQKVEFADFKRIAHVFLRVSLPPRSRKKDVLEDILLNFYAEAKDLRPAQKAPRAEKAVKVTKAAKAAKPAKAAKPAKPVKAAKAVKAAKAVKAAPATKAVKAAKAEKAVKVTKAVKAEKPVKETKTVKKAKAVKAVKAEKPVKAAKAVKAAKAVKAVKAVKAPAEAKVVKTRKRKSAALPEVVANEAVTPVAPVKKRPGRKPKVAEAPKAETAAPKKRGGRRVKAAEAVPVEIVTTEEILVDAVPVADLPVAEISVTEIPAAAEIVLETAAEGADTPPAETPKPKGRRGKKAE; from the coding sequence TTGAAAATCAGAAAAATCTTAGGTGAAAACGTAAAAAAGTACAGACAGGAAAAGGGGATCACACAAAAAGAACTGGCGAAAAAAGTAAAATACAGCGGAGTGGGAAACAGCATAGCCGGAATCGAAGCGGGACGCAACGGCATGTCCCTGGACAAACTGGAGGAATTCGCGAAGGTCTTTGATTTGCCTGTGGCGAAGCTCCTTGAGGAGACAGGCGGCAAGGGCGGAAAGGCAGTGAAGGCCGCGAAGGCGGCCGAACCGAAAAAAGCGAAAATCAAACTGAGCAGGGCGCAAAAGGTGGAGTTTGCGGATTTCAAGCGAATCGCCCATGTGTTTTTACGGGTGTCGCTGCCGCCCCGGAGCAGGAAGAAAGACGTCCTTGAGGACATCCTGCTGAACTTTTACGCGGAAGCAAAAGACCTGCGGCCCGCTCAAAAAGCCCCCAGGGCTGAAAAAGCGGTTAAAGTAACGAAAGCGGCCAAAGCCGCGAAGCCCGCAAAAGCAGCAAAACCCGCAAAGCCCGTAAAAGCAGCGAAAGCCGTGAAGGCGGCCAAAGCCGTAAAAGCGGCGCCAGCGACCAAAGCGGTCAAAGCAGCCAAGGCAGAAAAAGCGGTTAAAGTAACGAAGGCAGTGAAGGCGGAAAAGCCCGTAAAAGAGACGAAAACCGTCAAAAAGGCCAAAGCCGTGAAGGCCGTCAAAGCGGAAAAACCTGTCAAAGCGGCAAAGGCGGTCAAGGCCGCAAAAGCCGTCAAAGCGGTTAAAGCAGTCAAAGCCCCGGCGGAAGCGAAGGTCGTAAAAACCCGGAAACGGAAAAGCGCGGCCCTGCCCGAAGTCGTGGCCAATGAAGCCGTAACGCCGGTTGCGCCCGTAAAGAAACGGCCCGGCAGAAAACCCAAAGTTGCCGAAGCCCCCAAAGCCGAAACGGCGGCGCCGAAAAAGCGCGGCGGCAGAAGAGTAAAGGCGGCGGAAGCCGTGCCCGTTGAAATCGTCACGACGGAAGAAATCCTCGTCGACGCGGTTCCCGTGGCGGATCTCCCGGTAGCGGAAATTTCCGTAACGGAAATCCCCGCTGCGGCGGAAATCGTCCTTGAAACGGCGGCGGAAGGCGCGGATACGCCCCCGGCGGAAACCCCGAAACCCAAAGGAAGACGCGGCAAGAAAGCGGAGTAA
- a CDS encoding AbrB family transcriptional regulator: MTTAQTTQLNKTISISSKNQITIPRQIMEYLGFEKEARIKVVGNSLLVTPVREESSEFSEYILADLIKEGYSGDELLEAFKNRQRAIKPAIQDMIEQVLKGKLYTHEEVFGVKTK, from the coding sequence ATGACTACAGCCCAGACAACCCAACTGAATAAAACAATATCAATTTCTTCAAAAAACCAGATCACAATTCCCAGGCAAATCATGGAGTATTTAGGCTTTGAAAAAGAAGCTCGAATCAAGGTTGTTGGAAATTCTCTTTTGGTAACCCCGGTCAGAGAAGAGAGCAGCGAATTTTCCGAATATATTTTAGCGGATCTGATCAAAGAGGGATATTCCGGGGATGAATTACTTGAAGCCTTCAAAAATAGGCAAAGAGCGATAAAACCGGCGATTCAGGATATGATTGAACAAGTCTTGAAAGGAAAACTTTATACGCATGAAGAAGTGTTCGGAGTGAAGACGAAATGA
- a CDS encoding nucleotidyltransferase domain-containing protein — MISSRKQQDMIKGLGIRMNTKLDADLKIIINEIQAILPGARIILFGSYASGREGRDSDLDLCVVADHFSGRRLDMMHAIRKAVAGKIKYSLDILLYRNSEFQEYAKSRPRLEYTIANEGVVVNA, encoded by the coding sequence ATGATATCATCAAGAAAACAACAAGATATGATAAAAGGTTTGGGGATCCGTATGAACACGAAATTAGATGCAGATTTAAAAATTATCATAAATGAAATTCAGGCCATATTGCCTGGCGCGCGCATCATCTTGTTTGGCTCTTATGCGTCTGGCAGGGAAGGCCGGGACAGCGACTTGGATCTCTGCGTCGTTGCGGACCATTTTTCCGGTCGTAGGCTTGATATGATGCACGCGATTCGAAAAGCCGTCGCTGGAAAAATCAAATATTCCCTGGATATTCTTTTGTACCGAAACAGCGAATTTCAAGAATACGCAAAATCAAGGCCGCGACTTGAATATACAATTGCAAACGAGGGGGTAGTTGTGAATGCCTGA